A single window of Apus apus isolate bApuApu2 chromosome 18, bApuApu2.pri.cur, whole genome shotgun sequence DNA harbors:
- the ASPA gene encoding aspartoacylase isoform X3 — protein sequence MTSSSVVKAPVRRVAIFGGTHGNELSGVFLVKHWQENGAEIQRTGMEVKPFLTNPRAVKKCTRYIDCDLNRVFDPDNLGRTEVEDIPYEVRRAQEINHIFGPKGSDDAYDLIFDLHNTTSNMGGTLILENSRDDFTIQMFHYIKNALAPEHCPVLLIEHPSLKYATTRSVAQHPVGVEVGPQPQGVLRADILDKMRKIIKHGLDFVQLFNEGKEFPPCTIEVFKIMEKVDYPRNKNDEVIAVIHPKLQQRCTSMEKLSRKNEDLVTGTNSEIFSFMNDVSAQLFSGKADIHSNK from the exons ATGACTTCCTCCTCTGTTGTTAAAGCTCCGGTAAGACGGGTTGCTATCTTCGGGGGAACTCATGGCAATGAGTTATCAGGGGTGTTTTTGGTCAAGCACTGGCAAGAGAATGGAGCTGAGATCCAAAGAACAGGAATGGAAGTGAAACCATTTCTTACCAACCCAAGAGCTGTGAAGAAATGCACTAGATACATTGACTGTGACCTGAACCGTGTTTTTGACCCTGATAATCTTGG CAGGACAGAGGTGGAAGATATTCCATATGAAGTGAGAAGGGCTCAGGAAATCAATCATATATTTGGTCCAAAAGGTAGTGATGATGCCTATGACCTTATTTTTGACCTTCACAACACCACTTCTAACATGGGTGGTACCCTTATTCTTGAAAACTCCAGGGATGACTTTACAATTCAAATGTTTCATTATATCAag AATGCTTTGGCTCCAGAACACTGTCCTGTTTTGCTGATTGAACATCCTAGCTTGAAATATGCAACAACTCGATCTGTAGCACAACATCCTGTTg GTGTGGAGGTGGGTCCCCAGCCACAAGGTGTTCTCAGAGCTGATATTTTGGACAAAATGAGGAAGATTATCAAACATGGCCTTGATTTTGTGCAACTTTTTAACGAAG GAAAGGAATTTCCACCATGTACAATtgaggtttttaaaattatggagAAAGTAGATTATCCCAGGAATAAGAATGATGAAGTTATTGCTGTTATTCACCCTAAACTGCAG caaAGATGCACCAGCATGGAAAAGCTGAGTAGGAAAAATGAAGACCTTGTGACTGGaacaaattcagaaatattCTCCTTCATGAATGATGTTTCTGCCCAGttattttctggaaaagctgATATAcacagtaataaataa
- the ASPA gene encoding aspartoacylase isoform X2, whose amino-acid sequence MTSSSVVKAPVRRVAIFGGTHGNELSGVFLVKHWQENGAEIQRTGMEVKPFLTNPRAVKKCTRYIDCDLNRVFDPDNLGTEVEDIPYEVRRAQEINHIFGPKGSDDAYDLIFDLHNTTSNMGGTLILENSRDDFTIQMFHYIKNALAPEHCPVLLIEHPSLKYATTRSVAQHPVGVEVGPQPQGVLRADILDKMRKIIKHGLDFVQLFNEGKEFPPCTIEVFKIMEKVDYPRNKNDEVIAVIHPKLQDQDWQPMTKGDPLFVTLDGEVIAYEGDCTVYPTFINEAAYYEKKQAFVKTTKMKLTAKLIRSSVLDQKTS is encoded by the exons ATGACTTCCTCCTCTGTTGTTAAAGCTCCGGTAAGACGGGTTGCTATCTTCGGGGGAACTCATGGCAATGAGTTATCAGGGGTGTTTTTGGTCAAGCACTGGCAAGAGAATGGAGCTGAGATCCAAAGAACAGGAATGGAAGTGAAACCATTTCTTACCAACCCAAGAGCTGTGAAGAAATGCACTAGATACATTGACTGTGACCTGAACCGTGTTTTTGACCCTGATAATCTTGG GACAGAGGTGGAAGATATTCCATATGAAGTGAGAAGGGCTCAGGAAATCAATCATATATTTGGTCCAAAAGGTAGTGATGATGCCTATGACCTTATTTTTGACCTTCACAACACCACTTCTAACATGGGTGGTACCCTTATTCTTGAAAACTCCAGGGATGACTTTACAATTCAAATGTTTCATTATATCAag AATGCTTTGGCTCCAGAACACTGTCCTGTTTTGCTGATTGAACATCCTAGCTTGAAATATGCAACAACTCGATCTGTAGCACAACATCCTGTTg GTGTGGAGGTGGGTCCCCAGCCACAAGGTGTTCTCAGAGCTGATATTTTGGACAAAATGAGGAAGATTATCAAACATGGCCTTGATTTTGTGCAACTTTTTAACGAAG GAAAGGAATTTCCACCATGTACAATtgaggtttttaaaattatggagAAAGTAGATTATCCCAGGAATAAGAATGATGAAGTTATTGCTGTTATTCACCCTAAACTGCAG gACCAAGACTGGCAGCCAATGACCAAAGGTGATCCTCTATTTGTGACTCTTGATGGAGAAGTAATTGCATATGAAGGGGACTGTACAGTCTACCCAACATTTATTAATGAAGCTGCATattatgaaaagaaacaagcttttgtaaaaaccacaaaaatgaaACTCACTGCAAAACTCATCAGATCCTCAGTCTTGGACCAAAAAACTTCATAA
- the ASPA gene encoding aspartoacylase isoform X1: MTSSSVVKAPVRRVAIFGGTHGNELSGVFLVKHWQENGAEIQRTGMEVKPFLTNPRAVKKCTRYIDCDLNRVFDPDNLGRTEVEDIPYEVRRAQEINHIFGPKGSDDAYDLIFDLHNTTSNMGGTLILENSRDDFTIQMFHYIKNALAPEHCPVLLIEHPSLKYATTRSVAQHPVGVEVGPQPQGVLRADILDKMRKIIKHGLDFVQLFNEGKEFPPCTIEVFKIMEKVDYPRNKNDEVIAVIHPKLQDQDWQPMTKGDPLFVTLDGEVIAYEGDCTVYPTFINEAAYYEKKQAFVKTTKMKLTAKLIRSSVLDQKTS, from the exons ATGACTTCCTCCTCTGTTGTTAAAGCTCCGGTAAGACGGGTTGCTATCTTCGGGGGAACTCATGGCAATGAGTTATCAGGGGTGTTTTTGGTCAAGCACTGGCAAGAGAATGGAGCTGAGATCCAAAGAACAGGAATGGAAGTGAAACCATTTCTTACCAACCCAAGAGCTGTGAAGAAATGCACTAGATACATTGACTGTGACCTGAACCGTGTTTTTGACCCTGATAATCTTGG CAGGACAGAGGTGGAAGATATTCCATATGAAGTGAGAAGGGCTCAGGAAATCAATCATATATTTGGTCCAAAAGGTAGTGATGATGCCTATGACCTTATTTTTGACCTTCACAACACCACTTCTAACATGGGTGGTACCCTTATTCTTGAAAACTCCAGGGATGACTTTACAATTCAAATGTTTCATTATATCAag AATGCTTTGGCTCCAGAACACTGTCCTGTTTTGCTGATTGAACATCCTAGCTTGAAATATGCAACAACTCGATCTGTAGCACAACATCCTGTTg GTGTGGAGGTGGGTCCCCAGCCACAAGGTGTTCTCAGAGCTGATATTTTGGACAAAATGAGGAAGATTATCAAACATGGCCTTGATTTTGTGCAACTTTTTAACGAAG GAAAGGAATTTCCACCATGTACAATtgaggtttttaaaattatggagAAAGTAGATTATCCCAGGAATAAGAATGATGAAGTTATTGCTGTTATTCACCCTAAACTGCAG gACCAAGACTGGCAGCCAATGACCAAAGGTGATCCTCTATTTGTGACTCTTGATGGAGAAGTAATTGCATATGAAGGGGACTGTACAGTCTACCCAACATTTATTAATGAAGCTGCATattatgaaaagaaacaagcttttgtaaaaaccacaaaaatgaaACTCACTGCAAAACTCATCAGATCCTCAGTCTTGGACCAAAAAACTTCATAA
- the SPATA22 gene encoding spermatogenesis-associated protein 22 encodes MKRSLADTSTRTTAGCLPVPLFNQKKRNRQPLTSNPLKNEPGTSSGTRTYEFSPTSLGWGAANPDVDELQEAANNSQTDQMAPSFMKPPNASKSNLANAGKNLSAFRAEEKTPSTNIWNRNEYNPLRNTTGSRSDSGIVRKFESSSNTLKTHQLQKNPDNFNSSQHIKTETRQTYISKGQWPVKPNTASKSLQDHSLAFKFTHNIQQNKMNENQFDCVPADKSQEVSSPQLKIKEKKNSLRIVSAVIESMKHWSQYAYKTPLLFEVLGTLDSAVTTGAYGAKNFLLRDGKESLPCVFYEIDRELPRLIRGRVHRCMGNYDIKKSLFKCFSVRPATMQEKNTFQDFVKISDVEMTAYVKTLNEI; translated from the exons atgaaaaggagcCTCGCTGACACTTCGACTCGCACCACAGCAG GTTGCCTTCCTGTACCTCTGTTCaaccagaagaaaagaaataggcAGCCCCTTACTTCAAATCCACTTAAAAATGAGCCAGGTACCAGTTCTGGGACTCGTACTTACGAATTTTCTCCCACATC ATtaggctggggagctgcaaaCCCTGATGTGGATGAACTACAGGAAGCAGCCAACAACAG CCAAACAGATCAGATGGCTCCTTCCTTTATGAAGCCACCAAATGCATCAAAGTCTAATTTAGCAAATGCTGGAAAAAACTTGTCTGCCTTCAG ggcagaagagaagactcccAGTACTAACATTTGGAACAGAAATGAGTATAATCCTTTAAGAAACACAACAGGTTCAAGATCTGATAGTGGCATTGTTCGAAAGTTTGAGAGCTCTTCAAATACTTTGAAAACTCAccagctgcaaaaaaaccctgataaTTTTAATTCATCTCAGCATATCAAAACAGAAACCAGGCAAACTTACATATCTAAAGGGCAATGGCCAGTAAAACCTAACACTGCTTCAAAAAGTCTGCAGGATCATAGTCTGGCATTCAAGTTTACTCACAatattcagcaaaataaaatgaatgaaaacCAGTTTGATTGTGTGCCAGCAGACAAAAGTCAG gaAGTTTCATCAcctcaattaaaaattaaagagaaaaagaattctTTGCGAATCGTATCTGCAGTCATTGAAAGCATGAAGCACTGGAGTCAATATGCTTATAAAACTCCACTCTTATTTGAAGTTTTAG GCACACTTGATTCTGCAGTCACAACGGGAGCATACGGGGCAAAGAATTTTCTACTGAGAGATGGAAAGGAGAGTCTGCCTTGTGTATTTTATGAAATT GACCGGGAGCTTCCAAGACTAATTAGAGGTCGAGTGCACAGGTGCATGGGCAACTATGACATAAAAAAGAGCCTTTTCAAGTGCTTCTCTGTAAGACCAGCAActatgcaagaaaaaaacactttccaaGATTTTGTTAAAATTTCTGATGTTGAGATGACAGCATATGTAAAAACACTGAATGAAATTTAA